A single region of the Thioalkalivibrio nitratireducens DSM 14787 genome encodes:
- the ruvC gene encoding crossover junction endodeoxyribonuclease RuvC, whose translation MRVLGIDPGSRVTGFAVVETHGGALYPVGFGVIRPAAGEMAARLAEIFAGVARVVAELRPEALAIESVFLARNAQSALKLGQARGAAICAAAQAGLPVFEYAPRAVKLAVVGSGRADKTQVQHMMRQILRIEEPLAADAADALAVAVCHSHTEQTRGYSSRRLAAAQDAAR comes from the coding sequence ATGCGCGTGCTGGGCATCGATCCGGGGTCCCGGGTGACCGGGTTTGCGGTGGTGGAGACGCACGGTGGCGCGCTGTATCCGGTCGGATTCGGCGTGATCCGGCCGGCTGCCGGCGAGATGGCCGCGCGGCTGGCGGAGATCTTCGCCGGGGTGGCGCGGGTGGTGGCCGAACTGCGGCCCGAGGCGCTCGCGATCGAATCGGTGTTCCTGGCACGCAATGCACAGTCCGCATTGAAGCTTGGGCAGGCGCGCGGTGCCGCGATCTGCGCGGCGGCCCAGGCGGGTCTGCCCGTGTTCGAATACGCGCCCCGGGCGGTGAAACTCGCCGTGGTTGGCAGCGGACGCGCGGACAAGACGCAGGTCCAGCACATGATGCGCCAGATCCTGCGCATCGAAGAGCCGCTGGCCGCGGATGCGGCGGATGCGCTGGCTGTGGCTGTCTGCCACTCGCACACCGAGCAGACCCGCGGCTACTCGAGCCGGCGCCTGGCCGCCGCGCAGGACGCTGCGCGATGA
- a CDS encoding YebC/PmpR family DNA-binding transcriptional regulator, with the protein MAGHSKWANIQHRKNAQDAKRGKLFTKLIREITVAARAGGADPASNPRLRLATDKALAANMTRDTIDRAVKRGAGAMEGDAYEEVRYEGYGPGGAAILVDCMTDNRNRTVADVRHAFTKTGGNLGTDGSVAYLFEKKGVIEYPAGTDDEKVMEAALEGGAEDVQVDDDGAIEVLTGPEDFEPVLAALREHGVEPENAEVTMRAGTLAPLDEETAQSVLKLLNMLDDLDDVQNVYTNADFPESVTGA; encoded by the coding sequence ATGGCCGGTCACAGCAAATGGGCGAACATCCAGCACCGCAAGAACGCCCAGGATGCCAAGCGGGGCAAGCTCTTCACCAAACTGATCCGCGAGATCACCGTCGCGGCACGGGCTGGGGGTGCGGACCCCGCGTCGAACCCGCGCCTGCGCCTGGCGACCGACAAGGCGCTGGCCGCGAACATGACCCGCGACACCATCGATCGCGCAGTCAAGCGCGGCGCTGGCGCGATGGAGGGCGACGCCTACGAGGAGGTGCGCTACGAGGGCTATGGCCCGGGTGGCGCCGCGATCCTGGTCGACTGCATGACCGACAACCGCAACCGGACCGTGGCCGATGTGCGGCACGCGTTCACCAAGACCGGCGGTAACCTGGGCACCGACGGCTCGGTCGCCTACCTGTTCGAGAAGAAGGGCGTGATCGAGTATCCGGCGGGCACCGACGACGAGAAGGTGATGGAAGCCGCGCTCGAAGGCGGTGCCGAGGACGTGCAGGTGGACGACGACGGCGCGATCGAGGTGCTGACCGGCCCCGAGGACTTCGAGCCGGTACTCGCGGCGCTGCGCGAGCACGGGGTGGAACCCGAGAACGCCGAGGTCACGATGCGCGCGGGAACCCTGGCCCCGCTCGACGAGGAAACCGCGCAGTCGGTACTGAAGCTGCTGAACATGCTCGACGATCTCGACGATGTCCAGAACGTCTACACCAACGCCGACTTTCCCGAATCCGTGACCGGCGCCTGA